The Bordetella sp. FB-8 genome includes a window with the following:
- a CDS encoding type II secretion system F family protein translates to MSAKRRAFKRPMRLHFYRTLFLYERSGIPKQRALRRIRDTYNASLSIWQRAGNWIYHRLGGRRKLPFRPVPAIVADAALLNVGQPLHESLADWLPATELAILEAGEESGKQVQSLDMAWRLVRRQAGMWSSVIGAISYPVFLMAAVMAVLYMIASMLLPTVGANGLRGMSLISTFVISSAEFIYQYWPIAIVTPIILMILVFASLGRWKSHGRIMADRLPPWSFYRRIHGALFLFSYAVLLKGNVPIPRALSVLSRSASPWLASRIHAGMYGVRQGFNIGAAFRSSGHEFPDREAIPVLENIGSLTGEEAFDALIQYAEDWLEDTSGYIERLARRFSALSRTWILIWVALLGTTVLEIIQQSFK, encoded by the coding sequence TTGTTCCTATACGAGCGCTCGGGCATACCGAAGCAGCGTGCGCTGCGCAGGATCCGCGATACCTACAACGCTTCGCTGTCAATCTGGCAGCGCGCTGGAAACTGGATCTATCACCGCCTTGGCGGTCGTCGAAAGCTCCCTTTTCGGCCCGTCCCTGCGATCGTCGCCGACGCGGCTTTGCTCAATGTCGGCCAGCCATTGCATGAATCACTGGCCGATTGGTTGCCCGCAACCGAGCTGGCGATACTCGAAGCCGGTGAAGAGTCGGGCAAGCAGGTTCAGAGCCTGGACATGGCCTGGCGGTTGGTAAGGCGCCAGGCCGGGATGTGGTCTTCCGTGATCGGCGCGATCAGCTACCCGGTATTTCTCATGGCAGCGGTTATGGCGGTGTTGTACATGATCGCCTCGATGTTATTGCCCACGGTGGGGGCCAATGGGCTGCGCGGGATGTCGCTGATTTCAACGTTCGTCATCAGTTCGGCCGAATTCATCTATCAGTATTGGCCGATCGCGATCGTCACGCCCATCATTCTGATGATCCTGGTCTTCGCATCATTGGGGCGCTGGAAAAGTCACGGGCGAATCATGGCCGATCGCTTGCCGCCGTGGTCGTTTTATCGGCGTATTCATGGCGCTTTGTTTCTTTTCTCATACGCCGTCCTACTCAAAGGCAACGTCCCCATACCCCGGGCATTGAGCGTGCTCTCACGTTCGGCCAGTCCCTGGTTAGCCTCGCGGATTCATGCTGGGATGTATGGCGTAAGGCAAGGTTTCAACATTGGTGCCGCGTTTCGATCTTCTGGCCACGAGTTTCCCGATAGAGAAGCGATCCCCGTTCTGGAGAACATCGGCTCACTCACCGGGGAAGAAGCCTTCGACGCGCTAATCCAGTACGCGGAAGACTGGCTGGAAGACACCTCTGGCTACATCGAGCGTCTAGCCAGACGATTTAGTGCATTGAGCAGGACCTGGATCCTGATCTGGGTGGCTCTCTTAGGCACTACCGTTCTCGAAATTATTCAACAGTCCTTCAAATAG
- a CDS encoding type 4 pilus major pilin, with amino-acid sequence MIFSLKDQLACLRASKNPRHNERGFFIGPALGAVAVVLLTFVVVWGIYRFINNQLSIYIESNNLQAIVQGADSLSQGGSYANVSNTTLQTIQAFGNMTGAAVGGTVMNKWGGAVTVTGSASNVLIEYDNVPAYACQGFLNRAADSNKFDSASMPTCNSSGTSNLTFTHY; translated from the coding sequence ATGATTTTCTCTTTGAAAGATCAGCTTGCCTGTCTTCGTGCCTCCAAAAATCCCCGTCATAACGAACGGGGATTTTTTATCGGACCTGCCTTGGGTGCGGTCGCCGTCGTGCTTCTCACCTTTGTGGTTGTCTGGGGAATCTACCGCTTTATCAATAACCAACTCTCTATCTACATCGAAAGCAACAACCTGCAGGCGATCGTTCAAGGCGCAGATTCACTGTCTCAGGGAGGCTCATATGCCAACGTGAGCAACACTACCCTCCAGACAATTCAGGCATTCGGCAATATGACGGGCGCTGCCGTGGGTGGGACCGTGATGAACAAGTGGGGCGGAGCCGTGACAGTGACCGGCTCGGCCAGCAACGTACTGATCGAATACGACAATGTACCTGCCTATGCCTGTCAGGGATTTCTCAATCGAGCAGCAGACAGCAACAAGTTCGATTCGGCATCGATGCCAACCTGCAATAGCAGCGGCACGTCGAACCTGACTTTTACGCATTACTGA
- the pilV gene encoding shufflon system plasmid conjugative transfer pilus tip adhesin PilV, translating to MLNFLKLPRPGISQDLKRLALRSKHQRGFFISPALGGLAILILSISGFAFALHYISVTIRVNSTASQLKAYSAAASQFVMNNGGTYTTTLPLNGAAATITTAMLQNDGDLDSGVATTNAYGQSYTLQMRYVTQGSGANIRNVIEPMLCTIGGTRISDQDLLRIASKVDAGGAILSSDPTVALGTNGQWAQPLSNFGIAPGPGHLCVGLFYSQAGAVADYLYRNAVTGHPEVNRMNTAIDMNNNAINNASTITALGKITAGGNVEVGNYLQVDGVAALNQSCSPNGLQARDASGNSLVCTNGAWTRYVSVSGDTMSGTLQVNQNSWSLIAMNGSGGANAAAQSPTGSLYINDAYVRSMGKWLSQVLSGFGPHGPVSYVYPTGNAYTGGCLNEVFTDGSQASTGYCWSPSPNGN from the coding sequence ATGTTGAATTTTCTGAAATTGCCGCGTCCTGGAATCTCCCAGGATCTGAAGCGGCTGGCATTGCGGAGTAAGCATCAGCGGGGTTTCTTCATATCGCCGGCTCTGGGAGGCCTGGCAATTTTGATCCTATCGATATCCGGCTTTGCCTTTGCCCTGCACTACATCAGCGTCACGATTCGCGTTAACTCGACAGCATCGCAACTCAAAGCGTACAGCGCTGCCGCTTCCCAATTCGTCATGAACAACGGCGGAACCTATACGACCACACTGCCCTTGAACGGCGCCGCCGCCACAATCACGACGGCCATGCTTCAGAATGACGGCGATCTGGATTCAGGTGTTGCGACCACCAATGCCTACGGCCAGTCCTACACGCTGCAGATGCGCTATGTGACGCAAGGTTCTGGTGCGAATATCCGCAACGTCATTGAGCCCATGCTCTGCACGATAGGCGGCACTCGGATTTCAGATCAGGATTTGCTTCGTATCGCCTCGAAAGTGGACGCAGGCGGGGCCATCTTATCCTCCGACCCGACCGTGGCGCTGGGAACAAATGGTCAGTGGGCACAGCCCTTGTCGAATTTCGGGATTGCTCCTGGCCCGGGCCATCTTTGCGTCGGCCTTTTCTATAGCCAGGCCGGTGCCGTTGCGGACTATTTATACCGAAATGCTGTCACTGGCCATCCCGAGGTCAATCGCATGAACACGGCGATCGACATGAACAACAACGCGATCAATAACGCCTCAACAATTACCGCGCTGGGCAAGATCACCGCTGGCGGCAATGTTGAAGTCGGAAACTATCTTCAAGTCGATGGTGTCGCGGCATTGAACCAGTCCTGCTCCCCCAATGGCCTGCAAGCAAGGGATGCGTCGGGAAATTCACTTGTGTGTACGAATGGGGCCTGGACTCGATACGTCAGCGTTTCGGGTGACACCATGAGCGGGACACTTCAGGTGAATCAAAACAGCTGGTCGCTCATAGCGATGAACGGTAGCGGCGGTGCCAATGCGGCTGCGCAATCACCCACGGGCAGCCTCTACATCAACGATGCGTACGTCAGATCGATGGGGAAATGGTTGAGCCAGGTTCTCTCGGGATTTGGCCCTCATGGGCCGGTTTCCTATGTCTATCCAACCGGAAATGCCTACACAGGAGGATGTCTGAACGAGGTGTTCACCGATGGCTCCCAGGCATCGACTGGGTACTGCTGGTCTCCAAGTCCGAATGGAAATTGA
- a CDS encoding TrbM/KikA/MpfK family conjugal transfer protein yields the protein MKKIFGIFPPRVLISYLGIVSTLLIYLPASAQSHDSSNSSISVYLLSSAPAIPDDEKLPCEALLCLSSSSGSSMSQCDPAISAFNSIHDKYWSDTFQDRLNWLKKCPTVSNDQNMTNLAVAIVNGSAGCDAATLNRTLFRTTGQGGDAGNFTTYIDNNMPAYCQDYASNPYIQQGGADLPVYVGTPDTGGFWTDRANLQAAQAQYQAKLAAMQAAEQAAARQNGGN from the coding sequence ATGAAGAAAATTTTCGGAATTTTTCCTCCCCGTGTATTAATTTCCTATTTGGGGATTGTTAGCACGCTGCTGATTTACTTGCCGGCCTCGGCGCAAAGCCACGACAGCAGCAACTCGTCCATCTCTGTATACCTGCTTTCCTCTGCTCCGGCCATACCTGACGACGAAAAGCTCCCCTGTGAAGCCCTGCTCTGCCTGTCTTCGTCGAGCGGCAGTTCCATGTCGCAATGTGATCCAGCGATATCGGCCTTTAACAGCATCCACGACAAATACTGGTCCGATACGTTCCAGGATAGATTGAACTGGCTAAAAAAATGCCCGACAGTCAGCAATGATCAGAATATGACCAATCTTGCGGTCGCGATCGTCAATGGCTCGGCTGGATGTGACGCTGCCACGCTCAATCGCACGCTCTTCAGAACGACGGGCCAAGGAGGCGATGCCGGCAACTTCACGACCTATATCGACAACAACATGCCGGCCTACTGTCAGGACTACGCGAGCAATCCTTATATCCAGCAAGGTGGAGCGGATTTGCCGGTCTATGTCGGTACGCCCGACACAGGTGGGTTCTGGACGGATCGGGCAAACCTTCAGGCCGCGCAAGCGCAGTACCAGGCCAAGTTGGCCGCGATGCAAGCGGCCGAGCAAGCGGCAGCGCGCCAGAACGGCGGCAATTAG
- a CDS encoding lytic transglycosylase domain-containing protein, which produces MNFIAMAHQCAPDVHVTTLMAVVRHESGFDPLAIHINGKGASSIHPKSRDDAVQEARKLLAAGMSFDAGYGQVNVKNWSWLGLTPETVFEPCTNLAAAQRVLVRCYELASSAYGRTTHALYAAFSCYNTGNLTAGFANGYVQSVVADAGLKVPALTGVAANDVVIPDAPDPVTASPDFKAKPAGSGQPTKITVSNSPPRPNSPLDGFARPRPDAFAQAREDAFSQPLGLFASGGDAQVGTITVHAFGSP; this is translated from the coding sequence GTGAATTTCATCGCAATGGCTCACCAGTGCGCACCGGACGTCCATGTCACGACGCTGATGGCCGTCGTTCGCCATGAATCCGGTTTTGATCCCCTGGCGATTCATATCAATGGCAAGGGAGCCAGTTCAATCCATCCGAAATCTCGGGACGATGCGGTGCAAGAAGCTCGCAAACTCCTGGCGGCCGGTATGTCCTTCGATGCGGGCTACGGCCAGGTCAATGTGAAGAACTGGAGCTGGCTGGGACTGACGCCCGAGACCGTTTTCGAACCTTGCACCAACCTTGCGGCCGCGCAGCGGGTGCTGGTTCGTTGCTATGAGCTGGCATCTTCGGCATACGGGCGCACCACTCACGCGCTTTATGCCGCCTTCAGTTGCTACAACACGGGCAATCTGACGGCGGGATTTGCAAATGGCTACGTCCAGAGCGTCGTCGCCGATGCGGGACTTAAAGTGCCTGCCTTGACCGGCGTTGCCGCCAATGATGTTGTGATCCCTGACGCGCCCGATCCAGTTACGGCGTCTCCCGATTTCAAGGCCAAGCCGGCCGGATCAGGGCAACCGACCAAGATCACGGTGTCGAATTCGCCGCCACGACCCAACTCACCGCTCGACGGCTTCGCCAGGCCCCGACCCGACGCCTTCGCACAAGCCCGCGAAGATGCCTTCTCTCAGCCCTTGGGCCTTTTTGCCTCGGGTGGGGACGCACAAGTGGGGACGATCACCGTCCACGCCTTCGGCTCGCCCTAG
- a CDS encoding TrbC/VirB2 family protein, protein MQRISNKRVNVGRGIVGLFLLAMMAAEPVLAQATGGLSQASTTFTQIKTYLWVIIPIVCVIAGGILGVLYSLDIIRKDTFYQWAGGVVIAGIVAGGLVDLVFGTSL, encoded by the coding sequence ATGCAGCGCATTTCCAATAAGCGTGTCAATGTGGGCCGCGGCATTGTCGGCCTGTTCCTCCTGGCCATGATGGCGGCCGAACCGGTGCTGGCCCAGGCCACTGGTGGGCTGAGCCAAGCCTCGACCACGTTCACCCAGATCAAGACCTATCTTTGGGTAATCATCCCGATCGTGTGCGTCATCGCCGGCGGCATTCTCGGGGTGCTCTACAGCTTGGACATCATCCGCAAGGACACCTTCTATCAGTGGGCGGGCGGAGTGGTGATCGCCGGCATCGTCGCCGGCGGCCTAGTGGATCTGGTCTTTGGCACGAGCCTCTAA
- a CDS encoding type IV secretion system protein VirB3 gives MASKKSAPAAPSAAVVLEAVKPNHVRLFKGATRVATIKGGVPARAFVMMLVAVAVPAMFNVRLLVLVLILYPIMAVVSRNDDRAFWILELWFKTKFRAPNAKFWGAVSFSPTAYYRRRAWLRRKG, from the coding sequence ATGGCGAGCAAGAAATCGGCGCCGGCGGCGCCTTCGGCCGCAGTCGTGCTCGAGGCGGTCAAACCTAACCACGTGCGTCTCTTCAAGGGCGCCACGCGCGTGGCCACGATCAAGGGCGGGGTGCCGGCGCGCGCGTTCGTCATGATGCTGGTCGCAGTCGCGGTGCCAGCCATGTTCAACGTTCGGTTGCTGGTGCTGGTCCTCATCCTGTATCCCATCATGGCCGTCGTCAGCCGCAACGATGATCGGGCCTTCTGGATTCTTGAGCTGTGGTTCAAGACCAAGTTCCGCGCACCCAACGCGAAGTTCTGGGGGGCTGTTTCCTTTAGCCCCACCGCCTACTATCGGCGCCGCGCGTGGCTGCGGCGTAAAGGCTGA
- a CDS encoding VirB4 family type IV secretion/conjugal transfer ATPase: MKAAAKAVERPRSEPSVSEHVPYSHHVTPTILATKTGEYLSVWKLGGRSFEGISQEDLSGWRDELNNMLRGFPNGFGLYTHLVRRRVREYPESDYPDWFSSEYDKAYRRGFDKIPPLVNDLYLTIVVRLSIDSAMKVFSRFEKRSAQDVALWQARAIEQLEDINRKVASGLRRYDPELLSIVERSRPRPGSNLTQEQIDNAIEPVDSEQVSVGHYSEPAEFFGFLINGQHEAVPLLRSRFCDYLPSARPFFSMHGELSALRHPRGTRRFAMVEIREYPESTKPGHLNNLLKLPFEFILTQSFGAMSKADGRAALVRQRRWLVDSGDDSKKQVAELDLALDDLAAGKFIMGDHHCTLAVFGDTNEVVMRNAADAITELAECEIVGRTIDRASVAAFRAQLPCNWIWRPRPAAITSLNFLSFSALQNYLFGKPDGNPWGPAVTLLKTASATPYYLNFHASLEDQDETGKRMLGNTFFIGKSGTGKTAALGHVLTQARKFRMTAAVFDKDQGMRSTVRALGGVYFALQMAAPTGWNPLQMEPSPRNLTFMKRLIVQLASRGEKEASLKDQRDISTAVDRLTQMIDRQDRGISTLIQFLPAAPSLEADELSLHDRLQRWSRGHELGWVFDNPSDQMDLAQYGVDLFGFDLTEFLEDGPIRDAGLMYLIYRTEGLIDGRRFMYMFDEVQHPLKVPYFQDMMRNKARVIRKQNGIFVFATQEPAAILENPVGRTLIQQTATALYLPNPDGTEAEYIDGFKLTPAIFKMIKELGEFSRQFVVKQGQSTVTAGLDLSHCPEALLVFSGSEDTALIAEQCIAHRGDKPQDWLPLYYERVRALGKK; encoded by the coding sequence ATGAAAGCTGCTGCAAAGGCCGTGGAACGGCCTCGGTCTGAACCGAGCGTCTCTGAGCATGTTCCGTATTCGCATCACGTCACGCCCACCATCTTGGCCACAAAGACCGGTGAATATCTCTCGGTCTGGAAGCTGGGCGGGCGCAGCTTCGAGGGCATCTCGCAGGAGGATCTCTCGGGCTGGCGTGATGAGCTGAACAACATGCTGCGGGGGTTCCCGAACGGGTTCGGCCTCTATACCCACCTGGTGCGCCGCCGTGTGCGCGAGTATCCGGAAAGCGATTATCCGGACTGGTTTTCCTCCGAATACGACAAGGCCTATCGGCGCGGCTTCGACAAAATCCCGCCCCTGGTCAACGACCTGTACCTGACCATCGTCGTGCGGCTTTCGATCGACTCGGCCATGAAGGTCTTCTCTCGATTCGAGAAACGCTCGGCCCAGGATGTCGCCCTTTGGCAGGCACGAGCGATCGAGCAACTGGAGGACATCAACCGTAAGGTTGCTAGCGGCCTTCGCCGCTACGACCCCGAACTGTTGTCCATCGTCGAGCGCAGTCGCCCGCGCCCCGGCTCCAATCTGACTCAGGAGCAGATCGATAACGCCATCGAACCGGTCGATTCCGAGCAAGTCTCTGTTGGGCACTATTCGGAGCCGGCCGAGTTTTTCGGGTTCCTCATCAACGGTCAGCATGAAGCAGTGCCGCTCCTACGAAGCCGGTTCTGCGATTACCTCCCGAGCGCACGCCCGTTTTTCTCGATGCACGGCGAGCTGTCTGCGCTGCGCCATCCACGCGGGACGCGCCGTTTTGCCATGGTGGAGATCCGTGAGTATCCGGAATCGACCAAGCCGGGGCACTTGAACAACCTGCTCAAGCTGCCTTTCGAGTTCATTCTGACGCAGTCCTTTGGCGCGATGTCCAAGGCGGACGGCCGCGCAGCGCTGGTGCGCCAGCGCCGTTGGCTGGTTGATTCTGGCGACGATTCCAAGAAGCAGGTCGCCGAACTCGATCTTGCCCTGGATGACCTGGCTGCGGGCAAGTTCATCATGGGCGATCATCACTGCACACTCGCGGTGTTTGGCGATACGAACGAAGTCGTGATGCGCAATGCGGCCGATGCCATCACCGAGCTTGCCGAGTGCGAGATCGTCGGCCGTACGATCGACCGCGCCTCGGTGGCGGCATTTCGCGCGCAGTTGCCCTGCAACTGGATCTGGCGGCCTCGACCGGCGGCGATCACCTCGCTCAATTTCTTGAGCTTCTCGGCACTTCAGAATTACCTGTTCGGCAAACCTGATGGCAACCCTTGGGGGCCAGCGGTGACGCTTCTGAAGACCGCCAGCGCCACGCCCTATTACCTGAACTTTCATGCTTCCTTGGAAGACCAGGACGAGACCGGCAAGCGCATGCTCGGGAACACCTTTTTCATCGGCAAGTCCGGCACCGGCAAGACGGCGGCGCTTGGGCACGTGCTGACCCAGGCCCGCAAGTTCCGGATGACTGCAGCAGTGTTCGACAAGGACCAGGGTATGCGCTCGACGGTCAGAGCCTTGGGTGGGGTGTACTTCGCGCTGCAGATGGCAGCTCCCACGGGATGGAATCCACTACAGATGGAGCCCTCGCCGCGCAACCTTACGTTTATGAAGCGGCTGATCGTTCAACTCGCTTCTCGCGGCGAGAAGGAAGCCTCGCTCAAGGATCAGCGCGACATCTCGACGGCTGTCGATCGCCTCACGCAAATGATCGATCGCCAGGATCGAGGGATCTCCACCTTAATCCAGTTCTTGCCGGCCGCGCCGTCGTTGGAGGCTGACGAACTGAGTCTGCACGATCGGCTGCAGCGCTGGTCCCGGGGCCATGAACTTGGCTGGGTATTCGATAACCCGAGCGACCAAATGGATCTCGCCCAGTACGGCGTCGATTTGTTTGGCTTCGATCTAACCGAGTTTCTGGAAGATGGCCCGATCCGCGATGCGGGGCTGATGTATTTGATATACCGCACCGAAGGCCTGATCGACGGGCGTCGCTTCATGTATATGTTCGACGAGGTGCAACACCCGCTGAAGGTGCCGTACTTCCAGGACATGATGCGCAACAAGGCACGTGTCATCCGCAAACAGAACGGCATCTTCGTTTTCGCGACACAAGAACCGGCCGCGATCCTTGAAAACCCGGTCGGCCGAACCCTCATCCAGCAGACCGCAACCGCGCTCTATCTGCCGAACCCGGATGGAACGGAAGCAGAATACATCGATGGCTTCAAGCTGACGCCGGCCATTTTCAAGATGATCAAGGAACTGGGCGAGTTCTCGCGCCAGTTCGTGGTCAAGCAGGGACAGTCGACAGTGACCGCGGGCCTGGATCTGTCGCATTGCCCCGAAGCTCTTCTTGTGTTCTCTGGTTCGGAAGATACGGCGCTCATCGCCGAGCAGTGCATCGCGCACCGCGGCGACAAGCCGCAAGACTGGTTGCCGCTGTACTACGAGCGGGTTCGCGCGCTCGGCAAAAAGTAA
- the virB5 gene encoding P-type DNA transfer protein VirB5: MNMPQNMRHGRRSPAPIAHQSAAIYRHRQGVAPAQAKQPGGSQATLVLVSPRGAGKPSRIMFPLAGLLLSCAMICPPPAAAQIPVTDGASIAQNLLNHIQSMAQWAQQLTALQSQLATAQQAYSAVTGVRNLGMLFNNPNIRASLPADYSQVLQGGSSLYGAGQSVLQSNQLQPGNYQANLAAVNTRTSQLGADTSALMTQAQQGLTARMQELDSLQQEINTTQDPKAIAELQARLQVEQANIAVDQMRANNLAQQINSEKALADDQVAQLTQRSFSMDAITNPTSGQ, translated from the coding sequence ATGAATATGCCTCAAAACATGCGGCATGGCCGCCGTTCGCCCGCTCCCATCGCCCACCAGTCGGCCGCGATCTACCGGCACCGCCAAGGAGTGGCGCCGGCGCAAGCCAAGCAGCCCGGCGGCAGTCAGGCCACTCTCGTTCTGGTATCGCCGAGGGGTGCGGGCAAGCCCAGTCGCATCATGTTCCCTCTGGCCGGCTTGCTGCTCTCCTGCGCCATGATCTGCCCGCCGCCTGCTGCTGCGCAGATCCCAGTGACGGACGGTGCGAGCATCGCGCAGAACCTGCTCAATCACATCCAATCGATGGCCCAGTGGGCCCAGCAGCTCACAGCCTTGCAGAGCCAACTGGCGACAGCGCAGCAGGCCTATTCGGCCGTCACTGGCGTACGCAACTTGGGAATGCTCTTTAACAACCCGAATATCCGCGCATCGCTTCCGGCCGATTATTCCCAGGTTCTTCAAGGCGGCAGTTCGCTCTATGGCGCCGGCCAAAGCGTTCTGCAAAGCAACCAACTGCAGCCGGGCAACTACCAGGCCAATCTGGCGGCCGTCAATACGCGCACCTCGCAATTGGGCGCCGACACCAGCGCCCTCATGACCCAGGCGCAGCAGGGGCTGACCGCGCGCATGCAGGAGCTCGATAGTCTGCAGCAAGAGATCAATACGACGCAAGACCCCAAGGCAATCGCCGAGCTTCAAGCCCGCCTGCAGGTCGAACAGGCCAATATTGCCGTCGATCAGATGCGGGCCAACAACCTGGCGCAGCAGATCAACTCCGAGAAGGCCTTGGCCGACGACCAGGTCGCGCAGCTCACGCAGCGCTCATTCAGCATGGATGCGATCACAAACCCTACTTCGGGCCAATAA
- a CDS encoding type II toxin-antitoxin system Phd/YefM family antitoxin, protein MKSMTVVEAKSHFSALLAEVEAGQEIAVTRHGKIVARVVPDHPQVAADAFRDLWSTEDSGLHAPEDLQAEDVASMDD, encoded by the coding sequence ATGAAAAGCATGACAGTTGTCGAGGCAAAATCGCATTTTTCGGCATTGCTCGCCGAGGTCGAGGCCGGGCAGGAAATCGCGGTGACGCGCCACGGGAAAATCGTTGCGCGTGTCGTTCCGGATCACCCTCAAGTTGCGGCCGATGCATTCCGCGATCTTTGGTCGACCGAGGATTCAGGACTGCATGCGCCTGAAGACTTGCAGGCCGAAGATGTGGCATCGATGGATGATTGA
- a CDS encoding PIN domain-containing protein yields the protein MAILYLLDTNILIAALKKHPRVCERLEALPLSSMRLSAIVLGELEFGAEKSAHGERNRARLALLTQRLPMVGIDAETTRSYALVRASLERQGTPIGANDTWIAAQALTIDATLVTDNQREFSRVPNLLLENWLV from the coding sequence GTGGCAATACTCTATCTGCTCGATACCAATATTCTGATCGCGGCCCTCAAGAAGCATCCGAGAGTGTGCGAGAGACTGGAGGCGTTGCCATTGAGCAGCATGCGCTTGTCAGCGATTGTGCTCGGTGAACTTGAATTTGGTGCTGAGAAGAGCGCCCACGGTGAACGCAATCGAGCTCGCCTCGCATTGTTGACCCAGCGCTTACCCATGGTTGGCATCGATGCGGAGACAACGAGAAGCTACGCACTGGTCAGGGCATCTTTGGAACGCCAAGGAACACCCATTGGCGCCAACGATACTTGGATCGCGGCACAGGCCTTGACCATCGATGCAACGCTTGTCACAGACAATCAGCGTGAATTTTCTCGTGTACCGAACTTGCTACTTGAAAACTGGCTCGTCTGA
- a CDS encoding type IV secretion system protein — MTVVVQPLSSVGAVSSWLGNIISTGLTSSVAPTIANVTSYVLPIFIVASMICIAYFGWTVSIGEPHRPVAELLQIMFKLILIAALLNGGYYAQTLSSVMIAMPDEIMGAVTGSQTSSLSQIDNLTNQSTQAATATQARAPNSLTSPVQGFLFAAVSFFMTIMGAIFGVVAAILLTMMKTGMALLVMIGPFFIAAAFFQVTRKYFDKWKDIAVFFSLAGALFILALTLVLQMISAVDTTIINGLTGQGDVNILAMLAAYLAVTVASIFLLTLPFRIATEITSGVSLSIPIPFLGSVQL, encoded by the coding sequence ATGACAGTTGTCGTACAACCCCTCTCCAGCGTAGGTGCTGTATCCAGTTGGCTGGGCAACATCATTTCGACGGGTCTGACAAGCTCTGTCGCGCCAACCATCGCCAATGTCACCAGCTATGTGCTGCCAATTTTCATTGTGGCGTCGATGATCTGCATTGCCTACTTTGGCTGGACGGTCAGCATAGGCGAACCACATCGGCCCGTGGCCGAGCTTCTTCAGATCATGTTCAAGCTCATCCTGATCGCGGCCCTTCTCAATGGTGGGTATTACGCCCAAACGCTCAGTAGCGTCATGATCGCCATGCCCGACGAAATCATGGGTGCCGTCACAGGTTCACAGACCAGCTCGCTGTCGCAGATCGATAACCTAACCAACCAATCCACTCAAGCAGCTACCGCAACACAGGCGCGCGCGCCTAATTCCCTCACATCGCCCGTTCAAGGATTTCTGTTCGCAGCAGTATCGTTTTTCATGACAATTATGGGAGCGATCTTTGGCGTTGTCGCCGCGATTTTGCTGACCATGATGAAGACAGGCATGGCACTTTTAGTCATGATCGGTCCATTCTTCATCGCAGCAGCATTCTTTCAGGTCACAAGAAAGTATTTTGATAAATGGAAGGATATCGCCGTTTTTTTTTCGCTAGCAGGAGCGCTGTTTATCCTTGCGCTAACACTAGTGCTGCAGATGATTTCCGCCGTTGATACAACGATCATCAACGGCCTAACAGGCCAGGGAGACGTAAATATCTTGGCCATGCTTGCCGCCTATCTCGCTGTAACGGTTGCATCAATCTTCTTGCTGACTTTGCCTTTTAGGATCGCAACGGAGATTACAAGTGGTGTCTCGCTGAGCATCCCCATCCCCTTCCTCGGGAGCGTTCAGCTCTAG